From Draconibacterium halophilum, one genomic window encodes:
- a CDS encoding S9 family peptidase, with protein sequence MRHFILSFFILFTFSAFSQVSQLNKSPLSIETIMQDPAKWIGTSPSDISWSEDGAKIYFQWNPEQDTLESLYAYELSSEEIEKVSLDEKKTLPGRRGDYNSDKSKKVFTRNGNLFLLDIKSGKEKQLTAWFDRASSPEFVLGDSKIAFTLDNNLFTIDPETGLITQLTNFVSGNEKKDKSSTGQAKWLEDQQKELFVVLQEREAKSKARENRQEMEKVDEPLKVYTGKKRVMDISLSPTGDYISYSLYERAADAKATSVTHHVTESGYTEERNARAKVGSPQASVEMGIFDVKNNKLISIDKTQIPGLKDLPDYLSDYPESMPKEDEEIEDRDVNLLGPLWNETEDMAVVVALSQDNKDRWIMLLNPETGDLELLDRQRDEAWIGGPGIGGWGMSTGSIGWMPDGESVWFHSEESGYSHLYAVNCKTKKKTTLTKGEFEVSEASISNDKKSFYFIANKQHPGVKHLYKMPVWGGKLTQITSMEGGNEVTLSPDEKYLAIRHSEANKPWELYLQENKAGAEAIQLTHSTTDAFNEYDWRTPEYITFNAADGSEVHARLYRPESPEQNGPAVIFVHGAGYLQNAHKWWSSYFREYQFHNILVDNGYTVLDIDYRGSAGYGRDWRTGIYRWMGGLDLSDQVDGAKMLVDKYNVSADKIGIYGGSYGGFITLMAMFNEPETFSAGAALRSVTDWAHYNHGYTANILNTPVQDSIAYVKSSPINFADGLQGNLLMCHGMVDDNVQFQDIVRLTQRLIELGKENWELAVFPVEAHGFVEPSSWTDEYRRIFKLFEETLK encoded by the coding sequence ATGAGACATTTTATTCTGTCATTTTTTATTCTGTTCACTTTTTCAGCATTTAGTCAGGTTAGTCAACTTAATAAAAGTCCGCTTTCCATTGAAACTATAATGCAGGATCCGGCCAAATGGATCGGCACTTCGCCTAGCGATATCAGCTGGAGCGAAGATGGCGCAAAAATCTACTTTCAGTGGAATCCGGAGCAAGACACACTCGAATCGTTGTATGCATACGAATTATCAAGCGAAGAAATAGAGAAAGTGAGTTTGGATGAGAAAAAAACACTGCCCGGCCGTCGCGGCGATTACAACAGTGATAAGTCAAAAAAAGTATTCACCCGAAACGGCAATCTCTTTCTGCTGGATATTAAAAGCGGAAAAGAAAAGCAGCTAACGGCGTGGTTTGATCGCGCTTCGTCGCCCGAGTTTGTTTTAGGTGATTCGAAAATAGCTTTCACTTTAGACAATAACCTGTTCACCATCGATCCGGAAACAGGGCTGATCACACAGCTCACCAATTTTGTTTCGGGGAATGAGAAAAAGGACAAATCATCGACAGGGCAGGCAAAATGGCTGGAAGACCAGCAAAAAGAATTGTTTGTGGTTTTGCAGGAACGGGAAGCTAAAAGCAAGGCGCGCGAAAATCGTCAGGAGATGGAGAAAGTAGACGAGCCTTTGAAGGTCTACACCGGGAAAAAGCGGGTGATGGATATTTCGTTGAGCCCAACAGGCGATTACATTAGTTATAGTTTGTATGAACGAGCTGCCGATGCAAAAGCAACTTCGGTAACACATCATGTTACTGAATCGGGATATACCGAAGAACGAAATGCCCGCGCAAAAGTGGGAAGTCCGCAGGCATCGGTTGAAATGGGCATTTTTGATGTGAAGAACAACAAACTGATATCGATCGATAAAACACAAATTCCCGGTCTGAAAGATTTACCTGATTACCTGAGTGATTACCCAGAAAGTATGCCAAAAGAAGACGAAGAAATAGAAGATCGTGATGTGAATTTGTTGGGGCCACTCTGGAATGAAACAGAAGATATGGCCGTGGTTGTAGCTTTATCGCAAGACAATAAAGACCGCTGGATAATGCTGCTCAACCCTGAAACAGGCGATTTGGAATTACTCGATCGTCAGCGCGATGAGGCATGGATAGGTGGACCCGGAATTGGCGGCTGGGGCATGTCAACCGGAAGTATTGGCTGGATGCCTGATGGTGAGTCGGTTTGGTTTCATTCTGAGGAGTCGGGATACTCGCATTTGTACGCTGTAAATTGCAAAACCAAAAAGAAAACAACGCTTACCAAAGGCGAGTTTGAAGTTTCGGAGGCATCTATTTCGAACGATAAAAAAAGCTTTTACTTCATTGCCAACAAACAACATCCGGGAGTGAAACACTTGTACAAAATGCCGGTATGGGGAGGAAAACTCACGCAGATAACTTCAATGGAGGGCGGAAACGAAGTAACACTTTCGCCCGACGAAAAATATTTGGCTATTCGTCATTCCGAGGCCAATAAACCCTGGGAACTCTATTTGCAGGAGAACAAAGCGGGTGCAGAAGCCATTCAATTAACGCATTCAACCACCGATGCGTTTAATGAATACGACTGGCGTACGCCCGAGTACATTACTTTTAATGCTGCCGATGGTTCCGAAGTTCATGCCCGTTTATATCGTCCTGAGTCGCCCGAGCAAAACGGGCCCGCAGTAATTTTTGTACATGGCGCGGGATACTTACAAAATGCACATAAATGGTGGAGCAGCTATTTCCGCGAGTACCAATTCCATAATATTTTGGTGGATAACGGTTATACGGTACTGGATATTGATTACCGTGGAAGTGCCGGTTATGGCCGCGACTGGCGAACAGGAATTTACCGCTGGATGGGTGGACTCGATCTGTCGGATCAGGTAGACGGTGCAAAAATGCTTGTAGATAAATATAATGTTTCGGCAGATAAAATTGGTATTTACGGTGGCTCGTATGGTGGTTTTATTACACTAATGGCCATGTTTAACGAGCCGGAAACTTTTTCAGCCGGTGCAGCTTTACGTTCGGTAACCGACTGGGCACATTACAACCACGGTTATACTGCCAATATTCTGAATACGCCAGTGCAGGACAGTATTGCTTACGTAAAAAGTTCGCCTATAAATTTTGCCGATGGACTGCAAGGCAACTTGCTCATGTGCCACGGAATGGTTGACGATAATGTACAATTTCAGGATATTGTTCGCCTGACGCAACGGCTGATTGAGTTGGGTAAAGAAAACTGGGAGCTGGCCGTTTTTCCGGTAGAAGCTCACGGTTTTGTTGAACCCAGCAGCTGGACAGACGAATACCGACGAATCTTTAAATTGTTTGAAGAGACTTTGAAATAA
- a CDS encoding fatty acid desaturase, producing the protein MNTGQKETTQTNPWQSFIKNSASYQKPDSLKSVWQIINTFIPYVGVWILLVYSLSVSLWLTVPLLIIAAGLLVRLFIIFHDCGHGSFFKSQKANRYVGMLFGILAFTPYDKWHSMHMKHHATVGNLDKRGVGDVWTMTKEEYLASSKKRRLYYRLYRHPITMFGIGSLYVFLIQNRFTKDWMTQKQKNNVYLTNIVLVLLIVAMSFAIGFFTYLILQFIIIYMAGMAGLWLFYLQHQYEDVTWVRSNDWNYTKLALEGSSFVKFPKLLQWFSGNIGFHHIHHINARIPNYNLPKVYAENKIFRAVKPVTFRASLRTMRLRLWDEKLQKLVGFEEI; encoded by the coding sequence ATGAATACCGGGCAGAAAGAAACAACCCAAACTAATCCGTGGCAAAGTTTTATAAAAAATTCGGCGTCCTATCAAAAACCTGATTCCTTAAAAAGTGTATGGCAAATTATTAACACCTTTATTCCGTACGTTGGCGTGTGGATATTGCTGGTTTATAGTTTGTCGGTTTCGTTGTGGCTTACCGTACCTCTGTTAATTATTGCAGCCGGGTTACTGGTTCGTCTGTTTATTATTTTTCACGATTGCGGGCACGGCTCGTTTTTTAAATCACAAAAGGCCAACCGATATGTAGGAATGCTGTTTGGTATTTTGGCATTTACGCCCTACGATAAATGGCACAGCATGCACATGAAACACCATGCCACTGTTGGAAATCTTGATAAACGTGGTGTTGGCGATGTATGGACTATGACAAAAGAGGAGTACCTGGCCAGTTCGAAAAAGAGGCGGCTGTATTACCGCTTGTACAGGCATCCGATTACGATGTTTGGCATTGGCTCGCTTTATGTATTTCTTATTCAAAACCGATTTACAAAAGACTGGATGACACAAAAACAGAAAAACAATGTTTATCTCACCAATATTGTGTTGGTACTCCTGATTGTTGCGATGAGTTTTGCAATCGGTTTTTTCACCTATCTCATCCTGCAGTTCATTATAATCTACATGGCTGGCATGGCCGGATTGTGGTTGTTTTATCTGCAACACCAGTACGAGGATGTAACGTGGGTGAGGAGCAACGATTGGAACTACACAAAACTGGCGCTCGAAGGTAGTTCGTTTGTGAAATTTCCCAAGCTGCTTCAATGGTTTTCGGGGAATATAGGCTTTCATCATATCCATCATATTAATGCCCGCATACCCAACTACAATTTGCCAAAAGTTTATGCCGAGAATAAAATTTTCAGAGCGGTAAAACCGGTTACTTTTCGCGCAAGTCTGCGCACCATGCGCTTACGTTTATGGGACGAGAAACTACAGAAACTAGTGGGATTTGAGGAAATCTAA
- a CDS encoding TQO small subunit DoxA domain-containing protein has product MVLVGSLGILFLTLFTNQVFHGGLYGKLHNKSVKPKIEISDANIENNILQFEIYRTEGVDVYGSFLIGIQLSDENGNIVLEKTGEELATFPADQILNHYVTKVKPGKHSLIVPLGAKADLALNVSNINIHAGNAYTLKLIDISGLEWESKVQL; this is encoded by the coding sequence ATGGTGCTTGTTGGCTCGCTGGGAATTTTGTTTCTAACGCTGTTTACCAACCAGGTTTTTCATGGTGGATTGTACGGGAAATTGCACAACAAATCAGTAAAACCTAAAATTGAAATCAGCGATGCCAATATTGAAAATAACATCCTTCAGTTTGAAATTTACCGAACCGAAGGCGTGGATGTGTATGGTTCGTTCTTGATCGGGATTCAGCTAAGCGATGAGAATGGAAATATAGTGTTGGAAAAAACAGGCGAAGAATTAGCCACGTTTCCGGCCGACCAGATTCTTAACCACTACGTAACCAAAGTAAAACCGGGGAAACACAGTTTGATTGTTCCGCTGGGAGCAAAAGCCGATTTGGCTTTAAACGTGAGTAACATCAACATACATGCGGGAAACGCATACACATTGAAACTTATCGACATTAGTGGCCTGGAGTGGGAGAGCAAAGTGCAGCTCTAA
- a CDS encoding MFS transporter, with protein sequence MTEKSVFHNKNIYFIFGVTLIAMMGVASITPAFPDIIRYFDISPQQVGWLIVAFTLPGIFLTPFTGILADRYGRKVVLVPSLFIFGFAGFACMFAPGFYSLLALRFLQGVGASSLSSMNITLVGDLFDGKKRTAVMGYNASVLSIATASYPALGGVIAIFGWQYIFALPILAIPLGIWVMKGLNNPEPKNKAKLRSYFGRVWLTINQRTVWGLFAVNFILFLILYGTFLTYFPLLMEKRLGADSSRIGLMMSLMSITTAIMSSQLARLNRLLGQKRQLIIGSAFYMVASLLMINANSYMMLSVAVIVFGFGHGITIPSIQNMLVGYAAINERAAFMSLNSMVLRGGQTFGPLMVGVFYAIGGLQASFLSGAIMALLMMIIIFATVHTKKTTSE encoded by the coding sequence ATGACTGAAAAATCTGTCTTTCACAATAAAAACATCTATTTCATTTTTGGCGTAACCCTTATTGCCATGATGGGTGTGGCAAGTATTACTCCCGCTTTCCCCGATATTATCCGCTATTTCGATATCAGTCCGCAACAAGTAGGTTGGCTGATAGTTGCCTTTACGTTGCCCGGTATTTTTCTAACGCCTTTTACCGGAATTTTAGCCGATCGTTATGGCCGAAAAGTGGTGTTGGTGCCCTCCTTGTTTATTTTCGGATTTGCAGGATTTGCCTGTATGTTTGCACCTGGATTCTACTCGTTGCTGGCACTTCGGTTTTTGCAGGGAGTTGGTGCCAGTTCCTTATCAAGTATGAATATTACGCTGGTTGGCGATCTTTTCGATGGTAAGAAACGTACCGCAGTAATGGGCTATAATGCCAGTGTGCTGAGTATTGCTACTGCATCGTACCCGGCGCTTGGCGGGGTTATTGCCATTTTTGGGTGGCAGTATATTTTTGCTTTGCCTATTCTGGCCATTCCGCTGGGCATTTGGGTAATGAAAGGGCTGAATAATCCGGAGCCCAAAAATAAAGCAAAACTACGTTCCTATTTTGGACGCGTATGGCTTACGATTAATCAGCGAACGGTTTGGGGACTTTTCGCCGTAAACTTTATTTTATTTCTGATTTTATACGGTACCTTCCTTACGTATTTCCCACTGCTGATGGAAAAACGCCTGGGCGCCGATTCTTCACGTATCGGGCTGATGATGTCGCTGATGTCGATTACAACGGCTATTATGAGTTCGCAACTGGCACGCCTTAACCGATTGCTGGGGCAAAAACGGCAACTGATAATTGGCAGTGCGTTTTATATGGTGGCTTCGTTGTTAATGATTAATGCCAACAGCTATATGATGTTGAGTGTGGCTGTTATCGTTTTTGGTTTTGGGCACGGCATTACCATTCCGTCCATTCAAAATATGCTGGTTGGCTATGCGGCTATTAACGAGCGGGCGGCATTTATGTCGCTAAACTCGATGGTGCTGCGTGGCGGACAAACTTTTGGGCCGCTAATGGTGGGGGTCTTTTATGCGATTGGCGGTTTGCAGGCCAGTTTCCTGTCGGGGGCAATTATGGCTTTGCTCATGATGATCATCATTTTTGCCACCGTACATACGAAAAAAACAACAAGCGAATAA